Proteins from a single region of Hydra vulgaris chromosome 12, alternate assembly HydraT2T_AEP:
- the LOC136088468 gene encoding uncharacterized protein LOC136088468 has protein sequence MASHTQKRKENLSVKNNLTESIKKKYSKVLKSTNEIWLVGYPLADINTSSLPTTRDVYRFFRYQLKMMNNWIQVFSKCTIELGTKSNISKLKLAAKLTMKTVKVFWDKADIPCKQEKYIIESIIKLHDKWRSLAKSKHECFSRKDLLIQGFRKIMDNFFDISSPNWKEYVKKTRSNLNAEEDILWFSTLKSGVKTGGLGGKDNLLKLSVKRKIEKEEKEKLKIDKEKKRKLNDKEIDFSVYKSDCDSTKESFFAAFRGSMYSDSQSSSKIDYEVNNFESSTGVMENVVSDNINLILSKKLCLSSNDKNNC, from the exons atgGCATCGCatacacaaaaaagaaaagagaatttgtctgtaaaaaataatttgactgagtcaattaaaaagaaatactcAAAAGTATTGAAATCGACAAATGAAATATGGTTGGTTGGATATCCGCTGGCAGATATTAATACCAGTTCTCTGCCTACTACTAGAGATGTCTACAGATTTTTTAG gtatcaattaaaaatgatgaacaATTGGATTCAAGTGTTTTCTAAATGTACAATAGAATTAGGTACTAAAagcaatatttcaaaattaaaattagctgCAAAATTAACAATGAAAACCGTTAAAGTTTTTTGGGATAAAGCTGATATTCCTTGCAAGCAGGAAAAGtatattattgaaagtattattaAGTTACATGATAAATGGAGAAGTCTTGCAAAGTCTAAACATGAATGTTTTTCAAGAAAAGATTTACTTATTCAAGGCTTTAGAAAAATAatggataatttttttgatattagttcTCCGAATTGGaaagaatatgttaaaaaaaccaGATCAAATTTAAATGCAGAAGAAGATATTCTCTGGTTTTCAACACTCAAAAGTGGAGTAAAAACCGGAGGACTAGGTGGAAAagataatttgttaaaattgagtgtcaaaagaaaaatagagaaggaggaaaaagaaaaattgaaaatcgataaagaaaagaaaagaaaattaaatgataaagaaATTGATTTCAGCGTTTATAAAAGTGATTGTGACTCAACTAAAGAATCATTTTTTGCTGCGTTTAGAGGTTCTATGTACTCAGATTCTCAGAGCTCTTCTAAAATTGATTATgaagtaaataattttgaatcttcTACAGGTGTAATGGAAAATGTTGTATCAGataatatcaatttaattttgtcaaaaaaactttgtttgtcATCCAATGATAAAAACAACTGCTGA